The sequence TAATCAGCCATCTCTCCAGACAGCTGCCGGCGCTTTCAGTGAGGATGAAATCATAGCAAACCTTCTCCTTCTCCAGGAAAATGACTTTTTTGATACCCTGGACGAGCTCGTCAGGATAGGTGATCTCCCCTTTGCCGAAGAACCGTCTCATGGGATAAAGGAGCCTGACAGAAGCTCCCTGGATATGGTCTGCACATGAAAAACCTGATACGCATTCTGGGCATGGGTCTGCTGCTGGCGATCGCGTTTGTCGAAGCTGCAGCAGGCGCTGACAGCAGGGAGATGGATAACAGAGGGCGCTGGCAATCCATGCCTCCGGAGGAAAAGAGGAGGGTGATAGAGAATTACCGTCAGTGGAAGAGCCGGCCTCGTGAAAACAGAGATAGATTGCAACGCAACCTGGACGCCTACCAAGAGCTTAGCCCGGAGGAAAGGCAGATGCTGAGACAGAGGTATCGGGCGTACAAGGGCCTTGAACCTGCCGGAAAAGAGAGACTGAGGGAGCGTCTGCATAGAGTGGATCCTCATGCTCCGGACAACAGCCAGGAGATAATGAGAAGGTTCAGGAGATCGCAGGGCCTGCCACCTGAGGAGAGGATGAGACGTCTTGAGCGGTCACGGTTCTGGAAAGAACTTAGCAATGAGGAGAGAGAAACGTATAAAAAGCTTTTGTTTCCTGATAATTAAGGTATATTACTTAACTTACTGCTTTATGTTGATCTGTTTTCTCTGTATTTCTCCCTCCAGCTGTTTTCCGTAATACGCATTCAATCAAAATATATTGAAGCAGCAGGTCATAGGGGCTATAATCACTACTGAATGAGACTGAAACATAAAATAGCTGGTTTCATGATCCTTATCCAGACCGTAATCATTGCCACGGTCATGTTTGGGACTATACGCAGTGAAGTGGACATGACCTATTCGTCCATGGCTTCGTATGGCAGGATGATGGCAAAAGTGATTGCAGGAAGGCTGATCAGTGAGATCATGGTCAACGATTCCACAAAGAGCGCAGACCTGGAGCGTTTTATTGACATTGTTATGTCCTTTGATGCAAGGATCGCCTGCGTTGTGGTATCGGACAGAAACAGAAACGTGCTTGCAGGACAGATCAATCGGACGTGGGTCGATTATGAGGGGACCAGGGATGCAGCGCTTGTGCAGCTCGTTCAGGGCGCGGAAGCCTACCGCAAATTCAAGTCAGTTGCCGTGGCTATAGATTCAGACGGACAGCATATCGGAGATATCAGGATCATCTTCAGTCTGGTTCCCCTGCAGAAGCAGATACTCCTTTCAGTCCTTCTCTGGATGAGCGCGGGCATTGCCCTTGCAGGCCTCGGTGTAGCCGGGGCGTTCATCATCTCAAAAAAGATAACGGACCCTCTTGGCAGCGTTGCGGGTGCAATGAAGCGTGTTGAGGATGGGGACCTTGAGCAGCGCGTGGAGATCAGGACAAAGGATGAGGTCGCTGATATGGCCCATGCCTTCAATAAGATGGTTGAGGGGCTGAAAGAGCGCGAGTTCATCAAGAACACCTTCTCCAAGTATGTATCAAGCCAGGTTGCAGAGAGGATCCTGAAGGAAAAGGATTTTCTGAACCTCAAGGGCGAAAAAAGGGTAGTGACCGTGTTGTTTGCCGATATTCGGGGATTCACGCCTCTTGCAGAGTCCCTGCCGCCGGAAAAGGTGCTCGATATCCTGAACAGATACTTCAGCAAAATGGTTGATATTGTGTTTCGGTACGGCGGGCTGCTCAATAAATTCATTGGCGATGCCATCATGGTTCTCTACAATGCACCGCTAGACCAGAGGTATCATGAACTCAGGGCCATCCTTACAGGCATCGAAATGCAGAAGGAAATA is a genomic window of Nitrospirota bacterium containing:
- a CDS encoding DUF3106 domain-containing protein encodes the protein MKNLIRILGMGLLLAIAFVEAAAGADSREMDNRGRWQSMPPEEKRRVIENYRQWKSRPRENRDRLQRNLDAYQELSPEERQMLRQRYRAYKGLEPAGKERLRERLHRVDPHAPDNSQEIMRRFRRSQGLPPEERMRRLERSRFWKELSNEERETYKKLLFPDN
- a CDS encoding adenylate/guanylate cyclase domain-containing protein; translation: MILIQTVIIATVMFGTIRSEVDMTYSSMASYGRMMAKVIAGRLISEIMVNDSTKSADLERFIDIVMSFDARIACVVVSDRNRNVLAGQINRTWVDYEGTRDAALVQLVQGAEAYRKFKSVAVAIDSDGQHIGDIRIIFSLVPLQKQILLSVLLWMSAGIALAGLGVAGAFIISKKITDPLGSVAGAMKRVEDGDLEQRVEIRTKDEVADMAHAFNKMVEGLKEREFIKNTFSKYVSSQVAERILKEKDFLNLKGEKRVVTVLFADIRGFTPLAESLPPEKVLDILNRYFSKMVDIVFRYGGLLNKFIGDAIMVLYNAPLDQRYHELRAILTGIEMQKEIARINEERRQHGDIQVNMGIGINTGDAVAGNVGSELRLEYTVIGAGVNLAQRIESHTAKGQLLISESTYNAVKDHVEVVRLEPMQVKGISEPVQLYAVINADIPEDFNEIA